Proteins encoded in a region of the Synergistota bacterium genome:
- a CDS encoding iron ABC transporter permease has protein sequence MLLSGEYKRLVKSRITFGIALLTGLIFLALISLGLGSYRMSLLDLVEGLFNRHPVLWNVRLPRIASAIVVGGSLSLSGAVMQCILRNPLASPFTLGVSQGAAFGASLAIIYLGAGHVHRVGEALTIFDPYVVPIFAFLGALLSAFVILALSKLKNFTPEAMILAGVAMSALFQAGVMLIQYFTTDVHVASIVFWTFGDVGRTNWNEIRIMLILFLLCFIYFFYRRWDYNSILMGDETAMSLGVKPNRVRLEGMIVSSLLTALCVSFTGVIGFVGLVSPHILRLVIGGDYRFLIPLSSVVGAIMLLVSDTIGRTILSPVIIPVGVITSIGGAPLFIYLLLKGGKGVKG, from the coding sequence ATGTTACTAAGTGGTGAGTATAAGAGGCTTGTTAAAAGTAGGATAACTTTTGGAATAGCGCTTCTTACTGGATTGATCTTTCTTGCCCTTATCTCTTTAGGTTTAGGTAGTTATAGGATGTCTTTGTTAGATCTTGTGGAGGGTCTTTTCAATAGACATCCTGTTTTATGGAACGTTAGGCTTCCAAGGATAGCCTCCGCAATCGTTGTGGGGGGAAGCTTGTCCTTGTCTGGTGCGGTTATGCAATGCATATTGAGAAACCCTTTGGCTTCTCCATTCACTCTTGGAGTATCTCAAGGGGCGGCCTTCGGGGCATCCTTAGCAATAATATATTTGGGGGCAGGGCATGTTCATCGTGTTGGTGAGGCTTTAACCATATTTGATCCGTACGTTGTCCCCATTTTCGCTTTCTTGGGAGCTCTTTTAAGCGCCTTCGTTATACTTGCTTTATCTAAGCTTAAGAATTTCACTCCAGAAGCCATGATACTTGCTGGGGTAGCTATGTCCGCCCTTTTTCAAGCCGGGGTCATGTTAATCCAATACTTTACTACTGATGTTCATGTTGCATCCATAGTTTTTTGGACTTTTGGTGATGTGGGAAGGACAAACTGGAACGAGATTCGTATAATGTTGATTTTATTTTTACTCTGCTTCATATACTTCTTCTATCGAAGATGGGACTATAACTCTATTCTCATGGGCGATGAAACGGCGATGTCTTTAGGGGTTAAGCCTAATAGAGTTAGGCTTGAAGGGATGATAGTCTCTTCCTTGTTAACGGCTTTATGTGTTTCGTTTACTGGGGTTATAGGTTTTGTAGGGCTTGTTTCCCCCCATATTTTGAGATTGGTTATAGGTGGAGATTATAGATTTCTGATACCGTTAAGCTCAGTGGTGGGAGCTATCATGCTCTTGGTTTCCGATACCATTGGAAGAACTATATTATCCCCTGTGATAATACCGGTTGGAGTTATAACCTCCATAGGTGGTGCGCCTCTTTTTATATATCTTCTTCTAAAGGGTGGTAAGGGTGTTAAAGGTTAA
- a CDS encoding ABC transporter ATP-binding protein — MLKVNDLSYSYGGVEVLRDIGFSIGDGELLFILGPNGSGKTTLLKCLNGILSPKGSVYLDKLDLRELTLKDISRIFGYVPQRGEINYLTVFDTILLGRRPYINWEAKDYDIRVVEEIISLLNMEKIAFRRLNELSGGELQLVLIARAFAQEPRYLLLDEPTNNLDIRNQVEVMNLLKSIVKEKGMSAIVTMHDINLALGYADRVLLLKDGKIYAFGGKEVVNEKAVFEVYGIRVDILKLNGRVLVIPKVV, encoded by the coding sequence GTGTTAAAGGTTAACGATTTATCTTACTCTTATGGTGGGGTAGAGGTTTTAAGAGATATAGGCTTTTCGATCGGAGATGGTGAGCTTCTTTTCATACTTGGTCCTAACGGAAGCGGGAAGACTACCCTTTTGAAGTGCTTAAACGGTATATTGAGCCCTAAAGGATCGGTTTATTTAGATAAGCTTGATTTAAGAGAACTTACTCTAAAGGATATATCCAGGATCTTTGGTTATGTTCCTCAAAGAGGAGAGATAAACTACTTGACCGTCTTCGACACTATATTGCTTGGTAGAAGGCCTTATATAAATTGGGAGGCTAAGGATTATGATATAAGGGTTGTCGAAGAGATCATTAGTCTTCTTAATATGGAGAAGATCGCCTTTAGAAGGCTTAACGAGTTAAGCGGGGGAGAGCTTCAGCTTGTTTTGATTGCCAGGGCTTTCGCTCAAGAGCCAAGGTATCTCCTTCTTGATGAGCCAACTAATAACCTCGATATAAGAAATCAGGTAGAGGTGATGAATTTATTAAAGAGCATCGTTAAGGAGAAGGGAATGTCAGCTATAGTTACAATGCATGATATTAATCTTGCCTTAGGTTACGCTGATAGGGTTCTTTTATTAAAGGATGGAAAGATCTATGCCTTCGGTGGCAAAGAGGTTGTTAACGAAAAGGCTGTTTTTGAGGTTTATGGCATAAGGGTGGATATATTGAAACTTAACGGAAGAGTTTTGGTCATCCCTAAGGTGGTGTAA